The Polyangium spumosum DNA window TTGCAAAATACCTGGGCTCCCGCACCCGATGCATCTCGTACGAGCTCGCTGCTCACGTATGCGCGATCGATGTACACCTCGTCAATTTTGTCATTCCTCGGGGATCGTGAGAGATCCTTCGCGAGGTCTGCCGCGCCCTCGCCTTCGGGACGATTGGCAGGTGTAACAGAGACAGCCAGGATCAACTCGGTATCCAGGTCGTTCGCGATGTGTTGCTTGTAGCCCTTGAAGCGCTTTGATTTGCTCTTGCGCCCGTGGCGCATCTGCGGATCCTCGATCGACACACGCCGCTCTTTGGCAACGCCCTCGCGGATGCGGGGCTTGCCGCCTCCCGGCGGATCCGGCTGGAGATCTTGGGCGCGAAGCTGCGCGATACAATCGAACAGCTCCTTCAGCGGCGCCTCGTCGGCCGCGGCGCCGGCCTGCCTGCGAATCCACGCCTCCAGCGCGTCGATCTGCCGCGTGAGTTCGGCGATCGCCTCCGCCTTTTGCTCGGGATCAAACCAGTCGATGTCCAGGCCCGTCTTGATGCTTGGCGCCAGGAATACAGGGGCTCCCGCGCACGCCGCGATTTGCTCCGCTTTCAGCTCGAGTAACGCGGCCGCTCCGCGCAGGAGCTTAAAAGCCGCATGGCCGAGTAGGTTTATCGTGTCCTCGACACGACCCGCGCCTTCCAGGGGACGCGAGTCGACCGCCAGGCGCAGCGTCTTCGGCAACTTTTTCCAGTCGAACCCCTGGGTCTTCTTGGCGAGCTCGATCGTGCGCTCGAGCATCCGGAGGTCCATACCATGCGCGATCATCCGCTCGCGGA harbors:
- a CDS encoding transposase — protein: MSTAVPRWNPSSVATRREQMLLARLGNHRKLFAFLYQHRLELFDDAFQDELAAMYRDTGEGRLPVPPALLAMVLLLQAYHGVSDREAVELTVVDLRWQLVLSILGAETQAFGQSTLQAFRERMIAHGMDLRMLERTIELAKKTQGFDWKKLPKTLRLAVDSRPLEGAGRVEDTINLLGHAAFKLLRGAAALLELKAEQIAACAGAPVFLAPSIKTGLDIDWFDPEQKAEAIAELTRQIDALEAWIRRQAGAAADEAPLKELFDCIAQLRAQDLQPDPPGGGKPRIREGVAKERRVSIEDPQMRHGRKSKSKRFKGYKQHIANDLDTELILAVSVTPANRPEGEGAADLAKDLSRSPRNDKIDEVYIDRAYVSSELVRDASGAGAQVFC